One stretch of Methylopila sp. 73B DNA includes these proteins:
- a CDS encoding altronate dehydratase family protein — MPVETLDRQAQAILLNPVDNVAVVRSGVAAGTPIGVAGVVTSGEVPRGHKVAVGGIASGAEVIKYGQTIGYATRDIAAGDHVHLHNMAMHDSEVVHHFAADARPTPLLPEGERRTFLGFGRANGDVGTRNYIGIVSSVNCSATVAKAVADHFNNKGGLAGHPNVDGVVALTHGGGCAINTASEGYRFLIRTLAGYARNPNFGGILMIGLGCETNQIDMLLERSGLAEGPFLKTMTIQRTGGTRKSIEAASEAIRGMLDTVNAAERAPQPLSKLKLALQCGGSDGYSGISANPALGHAADLIVRHGGTAVLSETPEIYGAEHLLTRRAQTPAVAQKLMDRIEWWRDYTAKNDAELNNNPSHGNKAGGLTTILEKSLGAVAKGGTMPLEAVYEYAEPIDRTGFVFMDTPGYDPVAVTGQVAGGCNIICFTTGRGSVSGFKPAPCIKIATNDAMYEHMEEDMDVNCGGIVTGADTIEAAGERIFEKIIAVASGEPSLSETFDYGDNEFVPWPLGAVT, encoded by the coding sequence ATGCCCGTGGAAACCCTTGATCGTCAGGCCCAGGCCATCCTTCTGAACCCCGTCGACAACGTCGCCGTGGTCCGCTCCGGCGTCGCGGCGGGAACGCCCATCGGAGTCGCGGGCGTCGTGACCTCCGGCGAGGTGCCGCGCGGCCATAAGGTCGCCGTAGGGGGCATCGCGAGCGGCGCGGAGGTCATCAAGTACGGCCAGACCATCGGCTACGCGACGCGCGACATCGCGGCCGGCGATCATGTGCATCTGCACAACATGGCGATGCACGACAGCGAGGTGGTCCACCACTTCGCCGCCGACGCCCGTCCGACGCCGCTCCTGCCGGAGGGCGAACGGCGCACCTTCCTGGGCTTCGGCCGCGCGAACGGCGACGTCGGGACCCGCAACTACATCGGGATCGTGAGCTCGGTGAACTGTTCGGCGACGGTCGCGAAGGCGGTCGCCGACCACTTCAACAACAAGGGCGGGCTCGCGGGCCATCCGAACGTCGACGGCGTCGTCGCGCTGACCCACGGCGGCGGCTGCGCCATCAACACAGCCTCCGAGGGCTATCGCTTCCTGATCCGGACGCTCGCGGGCTACGCGCGCAACCCGAACTTCGGCGGCATCCTGATGATCGGGCTTGGTTGCGAGACCAACCAGATCGACATGCTGCTGGAGCGGTCGGGCCTTGCGGAGGGGCCATTCCTCAAGACCATGACGATCCAGCGCACGGGGGGCACGCGCAAGTCGATCGAGGCGGCGTCGGAGGCGATCCGCGGCATGCTCGACACGGTCAACGCGGCCGAGCGCGCCCCACAGCCGCTGTCGAAGCTCAAGCTCGCGCTCCAGTGCGGCGGGTCTGACGGCTACTCCGGCATCTCGGCGAACCCCGCGCTCGGCCACGCCGCGGACCTGATCGTGCGCCACGGCGGCACGGCGGTGCTCTCGGAGACGCCCGAGATCTACGGCGCCGAGCATCTGCTGACCCGCCGGGCCCAGACGCCTGCGGTCGCCCAGAAGCTGATGGACCGCATCGAGTGGTGGCGCGACTACACCGCGAAGAACGACGCGGAGCTCAACAACAATCCGTCCCACGGCAACAAGGCCGGCGGCCTGACGACCATCCTGGAGAAGTCTCTGGGCGCGGTCGCCAAGGGCGGCACGATGCCGCTCGAAGCCGTCTACGAATACGCCGAGCCGATCGACCGCACCGGCTTCGTGTTCATGGACACGCCGGGCTACGACCCGGTGGCGGTCACGGGCCAGGTCGCGGGCGGCTGCAACATCATCTGCTTCACCACTGGTCGCGGCTCGGTCTCGGGCTTCAAGCCGGCGCCCTGCATCAAGATCGCGACCAATGACGCCATGTACGAGCACATGGAAGAGGACATGGACGTGAACTGCGGCGGGATCGTCACCGGCGCCGACACCATCGAAGCGGCGGGCGAGCGCATCTTCGAGAAGATCATCGCGGTCGCCTCCGGCGAGCCGTCCCTGAGCGAAACCTTCGACTACGGCGACAACGAGTTCGTCCCCTGGCCGCTCGGCGCGGTGACCTGA
- a CDS encoding amino acid ABC transporter permease: MLGLTVDQLLFLVRGAGWTLVLSLLGFVGGAILGLPVALARSSKLKALRMISSAYVQLIQGIPLPVIMFVVYFGLSIGGFEVPALVAAGLAMTAYSSAYLGEIWKGCIQSVPKTQWEAAECLALTGTQRFVHVILPQALKIAVPPTVGFLVQIVKNTSYSVVIGFFDLTYSAKVLNNSTYKPFLVFSIAAALYFVICYPLSLLAGRFERKLKRV, encoded by the coding sequence ATGCTCGGACTGACCGTCGACCAACTCCTCTTCCTCGTCCGCGGCGCCGGCTGGACCCTGGTTCTGTCGCTGCTGGGCTTCGTCGGAGGCGCCATCCTCGGCCTGCCGGTGGCGCTCGCCCGCTCGTCGAAGCTCAAGGCGCTGCGGATGATCTCGAGCGCCTATGTCCAGCTGATTCAGGGCATTCCGCTGCCGGTGATCATGTTCGTGGTCTACTTCGGGCTGTCGATCGGCGGCTTCGAGGTGCCGGCGCTGGTCGCGGCCGGGCTCGCAATGACCGCCTACTCCAGCGCCTATCTCGGCGAGATCTGGAAGGGCTGCATCCAGTCGGTGCCGAAGACCCAATGGGAGGCGGCGGAGTGCCTCGCCCTGACGGGAACGCAGCGCTTCGTCCATGTGATCCTGCCCCAGGCGCTGAAGATCGCGGTGCCCCCCACCGTCGGCTTCCTCGTCCAGATCGTGAAGAACACGTCGTATTCGGTCGTTATCGGTTTCTTTGACCTGACCTATTCGGCCAAGGTCCTGAACAACTCGACCTACAAGCCATTCCTCGTCTTCTCGATCGCCGCCGCGCTCTACTTCGTCATCTGCTACCCGCTGTCGCTGCTCGCCGGTCGGTTCG
- a CDS encoding amino acid ABC transporter permease: MGYEFDFSFLSEYAPDLWRGVWLTLWMTVVSIVPGFVLGTLCAIGRIYGSTPVRRAATVYVEAIRNTPLVIQVFWLFFGLAVLGARLDAFTAAIIALSINVGAYTAEIMRAGFESIPRGQREAASCLALSGPQRVLYVELPQAVERVYPALVSQFILMMLATSIMSQISAEELTGVAYQIQSFTFRGFEAYLVTAAIYLALVTMLRLTLHGVALAAFPRRRRLGTPL; the protein is encoded by the coding sequence ATGGGCTACGAGTTCGACTTCAGTTTTCTGAGCGAGTACGCCCCCGACCTATGGCGCGGGGTGTGGCTGACGCTTTGGATGACGGTCGTCTCGATCGTGCCCGGCTTCGTCCTCGGGACCCTCTGCGCCATCGGCCGGATCTACGGCTCCACGCCGGTGCGACGCGCGGCGACGGTCTACGTCGAGGCGATCCGCAACACGCCGCTCGTCATCCAGGTGTTCTGGCTGTTCTTCGGGCTCGCGGTGCTCGGCGCCCGTCTCGACGCCTTCACCGCCGCGATCATCGCGCTCTCGATCAACGTGGGCGCCTACACCGCGGAGATCATGCGGGCGGGCTTCGAGAGCATCCCTCGCGGCCAGCGCGAGGCCGCCTCCTGCCTCGCGCTCAGCGGCCCCCAGCGGGTGCTCTATGTCGAGCTGCCCCAGGCGGTGGAGCGGGTCTACCCCGCCCTCGTCAGCCAGTTCATCCTGATGATGCTCGCGACCTCGATCATGTCGCAGATCTCGGCCGAGGAACTCACGGGCGTCGCCTACCAGATCCAGTCCTTCACCTTCCGGGGCTTCGAGGCCTACCTCGTCACCGCCGCGATCTACCTCGCCCTCGTCACCATGCTCCGCCTCACCCTGCACGGGGTCGCGCTCGCCGCGTTCCCGCGGCGGCGGCGGCTCGGCACGCCGCTTTAG